In a single window of the Platichthys flesus chromosome 5, fPlaFle2.1, whole genome shotgun sequence genome:
- the hemgn gene encoding uncharacterized protein hemgn isoform X1 codes for MSLNSFIVGLRMEETLQQEKQETEGGIRRRLRDRDLLRKRKAEAEEKETNQWVIGEERQRKRSRADEKSGTKRRGRPRKSEPTLEIPVSQDEAASALEAPAVKAVVPVSVGVVSEQTPGSLTLTAGGDKPESQLESVPAAPASTQVLEPVLTSLYAPLLTSPAPVNQSPALLSLSVPAPLVLLQASDAVPVPALSQVPVPAPPLVETLCTEARDRGAFGQVLIEDLGPDEEEDLSLLQDKTADEDLTEPPSINIPEQDKMFSIPTLSSQPPPEYRPGNYSNL; via the exons ATGAGTTTGAATTCATTCATAGTGGGACTAAGAATGGAGGAGACGTTGCAGCAGGAGAAACAAGAGACAGAag GTGGAATCCGCCGCCGATTGCGGGACAGGGATCTGCTCAGAAAGAGGAAGGCCGAGGCTGAAGAGAAGGAGACTAACCAGTGGGTTATCGG agaggagaggcagaggaaaagaTCGCGGGCTGATGAGAAGAGCGGCACAAAAAGGAGAGGGAGGCCCAGGAAGAGTGAGCCCACGCTGGAGATACCTGTCAGTCAGGACGAGGCAGCATCTGCTCTGGAGGCTCCTGCAGTAAAGGCGGTAGTGCCTGTATCTGTGGGGGTTGTCTCAGAGCAAACACCAGGCTCTCTGACCCTCACTGCAGGCGGGGACAAACCAGAGTCACAACTAGAGTCTGTCCCTGCCGCCCCTGCCTCCACCCAAGTCCTGGAGCCTGTCCTGACCTCTCTCTATGCTCCTCTTCTGACTTCTCCAGCGCCAGTTAACCAGAGTCCAgcccttctttctctctcagttccTGCCCCTTTGGTCCTTCTGCAAGCTTCAGATGCTGTTCCAGTCCCAGCTCTGTCCCAAGTCCCAGTTCCAGCTCCCCCCCTGGTAGAGACCCTCTGCACAGAGGCACGAGACAGAGGCGCCTTTGGCCAGGTCCTGATTGAAGACTTGGGCccagatgaggaggaagaccTCTCCCTATtgcaagacaaaacagctgatGAAG ATTTGACTGAGCCACCGTCGATCAACATACCTGAACAAGACAAAATGTTCTCCATTCCAACGTTGTCCTCTCAACCTCCACCAGAATATCGCCCAGGAAATTATTCTAATTTGTAA
- the coro2aa gene encoding coronin-2A isoform X2 gives MTWRPQYRNSKFRHVFGKPATKESCYDGVPITRSVQDNHFCAVNPRFLAVITECAGGGAFLVLSIHHTGKVDPHHHRVSGHRGNVLDIKWNPFHDYCIASASEDSSVKVWEIPPHGLMKNLTVPWKELQGHSRRVSLIEWHPTANNILFSTGYDYQIMIWNLDCPEQVIKNPVRTISHHTDVILSMSFNTDGSLLATSCKDKKVRLMESRSGNLLQEANCKTHRASKVLFLGNMKMLLTSGVSRWNERQVALWDQDDLSVPLLEENLDGSSGVLFPFYDPDTHMLYVAGKGDGNIRYYEISSEKPYIHYLTEYRSPLPQKGMGVMPKRGLDVSSCEVFRFYKLVTIKSKIEPLSMIVPRRSESYQDDIYPMTAGNKPAMTAEEWLSGIDKGPVMMSLKPGSQIAESFSEMSKGPGHPLDTRRSQSRPGMLQLAYIQDQLGSQDGKENSGNGEDDRSRLAVSNGEDLGLCSPPRTENELLLKFHKQQEEIRRLRELLNQRDVRVKQLELEIKNIKNTQPQSAL, from the exons ATGACATGGCGTCCTCAGTACCGCAACTCCAAGTTCCGCCACGTGTTCGGTAAGCCCGCCACCAAGGAGAGCTGCTACGATGGCGTGCCAATCACACGCAGCGTCCAGGACAACCACTTCTGTGCTGTCAACCCACGTTTCCTGGCAGTCATCACTGAGTGTGCCGGGGGAGGGGCCTTCCTGGTCCTGTCTATCcatcat ACAGGTAAAGTGGACCCTCACCACCACCGAGTATCAGGCCACAGAGGCAACGTGTTAGACATCAAGTGGAATCCCTTCCATGACTACTGCATCGCCTCCGCCTCCGAGGACTCTTCG GTGAAGGTGTGGGAAATCCCTCCTCACGGTCTGATGAAGAACCTCACAGTACCATGGAAGGAGCTTCAGGGTCACAGTCGCAGAGTGAGCCTCATCGAGTGGCACCCGACGGCCAACAACATCCTCTTCAGTACAGGCTACGACTAccag ATTATGATCTGGAACCTGGACTGTCCGGAGCAGGTGATCAAGAACCCTGTGAGGACCATCAGCCACCACACAGACGTGATCCTCTCCATGTCGTTCAACACGGACGGAAGCCTCCTCGCCACCTCCTGCAAGGACAAGAAGGTCCGACTGATGGAGTCGCGCTCAGGAAACCTCCTGCAG GAAGCCAACTGCAAGACGCACAGAGCCAGCAAGGTGTTGTTCCTGGGCAACATGAAGATGCTGCTCACATCAGGGGTTTCACGCTGGAACGAACGACAGGTCGCTCTGTGGGATCAG gACGACCTGTCTGTGCCTTTGTTAGAGGAGAACCTGGACGGTTCATCAGGAGTCCTCTTTCCTTTCTAtgaccctgacacacacatgctctacGTGGCCGGGAAG GGCGATGGGAATATCAGGTACTACGAGATCAGCTCAGAAAAACCGTACATCCACTACCTAACAGAGTACCGCTCACCCTTACCGCAGAAAGGAATGG GTGTGATGCCAAAGAGAGGCCTGGATGTGAGCTCCTGTGAGGTGTTCAGGTTCTACAAGCTGGTGACAATCAAGAGTAAGATCGAGCCACTGTCCATGATCGTTCCTCGCAGA tcagAGTCGTATCAAGATGACATCTATCCCATGACAGCAGGGAACAAGCCTGCGATGACTGCAGAGGAGTGGCTCAGTGGCATCGAcaaag GCCCCGTGATGATGTCTCTGAAGCCCGGGAGTCAAATAGCAGAGTCGTTCTCGGAGATGAGCAAAGGGCCGGGACATCCACTGGACACCCGCAGGTCTCAGAGCCGACCGGGCATGCTGCAGCTGGCGTACATTCAGGACCAGCTGGGGAGCCAAGACGGCAAAGAGAACAGCGGCAACGGAGAGGATGACAGGAGCCGGCTGGCCGTCAGCAACGGAGAGGACCTTGGACTCTGCTCTCCTCCGAGGACAGAGAACGAG TTGCTTCTCAAGTTCCacaagcagcaggaggagatccGGCGGCTGAGGGAGCTCCTCAACCAGAGGGACGTGCGGGTCAaacagctggagctggagatcaAGAACATCAAAAACACCCAGCCTCAGAGCGCACTTTAA
- the anp32b gene encoding acidic leucine-rich nuclear phosphoprotein 32 family member B isoform X1 — MDMNKRIHLELRNRTPSDVRELVLDNCRSPEGKIEGLTSEFVNLEFLSLINVGLMSVSNLPKLGKLKKLELSDNRISGGLDVLAEKLPNLTHLNLSGNKLKDISTLEPLKKLANLKSLDLFNCEVTNLNDYRDSVFKLLPQLTYLDGYDMEDREASDSDGEVDGVDDSENEEGEEEEDEDGEEETFDEESGEEESGEEVEGEEDDEEVSGEDEEEDVAQDGEVDDEEDDDDDDEDEAEAAKGEKRKRDPEDEDDDDDDEDDD, encoded by the exons ATGGACATGAACAAGAGGATCCACTTGGAGCTAAGAAACAGGACACCGTCTGAT GTACGAGAACTCGTCCTCGACAATTGTCGATCACCTGAAGGGAAAATCGAGGGCCTCACATCCGAATTTGTCAACCTGGAGTTCCTCAGTTTGATAAATGTCGGCTTAATGTCAGTGTCCAACCTGCCTAAACTAGGAAAActcaaaaag CTGGAGTTGAGCGACAACAGAATCAGCGGCGGCCTCGATGTTTTAGCAGAGAAACTTCCCAACCTCACACATCTAAACCTGAGCGGCAACAAATTGAAAGACATCAGCACATTGGAACCATTG aaaaaactgGCCAACCTGAAGAGTTTGGACCTGTTCAACTGTGAAGTCACAAACCTGAACGACTACAGGGACAGCGTGTTCAAGCTGCTGCCCCAGCTCACCTACCTGGATGGGTACGACATGGAGGACAGGGAAGCCTCTGACTCTGACGGAGAGGTGGACGGTGTAGATGATAGTGAAAATGAAG agggagaagaggaggaagatgaggatggagaggaggagaccttTGATGAGGAaagtggagaggaagaaagcGGAGAGGAGgtagaaggagaagaggatgatgaagaggtcAGCGGCGAAGAtgag GAGGAAGACGTAGCTCAGGATGGAGAAGTagatgatgaggaggacgatgatgatgacgatgaagacG AAGCAGAGGCTGCCAAAGGTGAGAAGAGAAAGCGAGACCCAGAGGACGAGGACGATGACGACGATGACGAGGACGACGATTAA
- the anp32b gene encoding acidic leucine-rich nuclear phosphoprotein 32 family member B isoform X2, whose product MDMNKRIHLELRNRTPSDVRELVLDNCRSPEGKIEGLTSEFVNLEFLSLINVGLMSVSNLPKLGKLKKLELSDNRISGGLDVLAEKLPNLTHLNLSGNKLKDISTLEPLKKLANLKSLDLFNCEVTNLNDYRDSVFKLLPQLTYLDGYDMEDREASDSDGEVDGVDDSENEEGEEEEDEDGEEETFDEESGEEESGEEVEGEEDDEEVSGEDEEEDVAQDGEVDDEEDDDDDDEDAEAAKGEKRKRDPEDEDDDDDDEDDD is encoded by the exons ATGGACATGAACAAGAGGATCCACTTGGAGCTAAGAAACAGGACACCGTCTGAT GTACGAGAACTCGTCCTCGACAATTGTCGATCACCTGAAGGGAAAATCGAGGGCCTCACATCCGAATTTGTCAACCTGGAGTTCCTCAGTTTGATAAATGTCGGCTTAATGTCAGTGTCCAACCTGCCTAAACTAGGAAAActcaaaaag CTGGAGTTGAGCGACAACAGAATCAGCGGCGGCCTCGATGTTTTAGCAGAGAAACTTCCCAACCTCACACATCTAAACCTGAGCGGCAACAAATTGAAAGACATCAGCACATTGGAACCATTG aaaaaactgGCCAACCTGAAGAGTTTGGACCTGTTCAACTGTGAAGTCACAAACCTGAACGACTACAGGGACAGCGTGTTCAAGCTGCTGCCCCAGCTCACCTACCTGGATGGGTACGACATGGAGGACAGGGAAGCCTCTGACTCTGACGGAGAGGTGGACGGTGTAGATGATAGTGAAAATGAAG agggagaagaggaggaagatgaggatggagaggaggagaccttTGATGAGGAaagtggagaggaagaaagcGGAGAGGAGgtagaaggagaagaggatgatgaagaggtcAGCGGCGAAGAtgag GAGGAAGACGTAGCTCAGGATGGAGAAGTagatgatgaggaggacgatgatgatgacgatgaagacG CAGAGGCTGCCAAAGGTGAGAAGAGAAAGCGAGACCCAGAGGACGAGGACGATGACGACGATGACGAGGACGACGATTAA
- the hemgn gene encoding protein enabled homolog isoform X2 has protein sequence MSLNSFIVGLRMEETLQQEKQETEGGIRRRLRDRDLLRKRKAEAEEKETNQEERQRKRSRADEKSGTKRRGRPRKSEPTLEIPVSQDEAASALEAPAVKAVVPVSVGVVSEQTPGSLTLTAGGDKPESQLESVPAAPASTQVLEPVLTSLYAPLLTSPAPVNQSPALLSLSVPAPLVLLQASDAVPVPALSQVPVPAPPLVETLCTEARDRGAFGQVLIEDLGPDEEEDLSLLQDKTADEDLTEPPSINIPEQDKMFSIPTLSSQPPPEYRPGNYSNL, from the exons ATGAGTTTGAATTCATTCATAGTGGGACTAAGAATGGAGGAGACGTTGCAGCAGGAGAAACAAGAGACAGAag GTGGAATCCGCCGCCGATTGCGGGACAGGGATCTGCTCAGAAAGAGGAAGGCCGAGGCTGAAGAGAAGGAGACTAACCA agaggagaggcagaggaaaagaTCGCGGGCTGATGAGAAGAGCGGCACAAAAAGGAGAGGGAGGCCCAGGAAGAGTGAGCCCACGCTGGAGATACCTGTCAGTCAGGACGAGGCAGCATCTGCTCTGGAGGCTCCTGCAGTAAAGGCGGTAGTGCCTGTATCTGTGGGGGTTGTCTCAGAGCAAACACCAGGCTCTCTGACCCTCACTGCAGGCGGGGACAAACCAGAGTCACAACTAGAGTCTGTCCCTGCCGCCCCTGCCTCCACCCAAGTCCTGGAGCCTGTCCTGACCTCTCTCTATGCTCCTCTTCTGACTTCTCCAGCGCCAGTTAACCAGAGTCCAgcccttctttctctctcagttccTGCCCCTTTGGTCCTTCTGCAAGCTTCAGATGCTGTTCCAGTCCCAGCTCTGTCCCAAGTCCCAGTTCCAGCTCCCCCCCTGGTAGAGACCCTCTGCACAGAGGCACGAGACAGAGGCGCCTTTGGCCAGGTCCTGATTGAAGACTTGGGCccagatgaggaggaagaccTCTCCCTATtgcaagacaaaacagctgatGAAG ATTTGACTGAGCCACCGTCGATCAACATACCTGAACAAGACAAAATGTTCTCCATTCCAACGTTGTCCTCTCAACCTCCACCAGAATATCGCCCAGGAAATTATTCTAATTTGTAA
- the coro2aa gene encoding coronin-2A isoform X1, with translation MTVSKMTWRPQYRNSKFRHVFGKPATKESCYDGVPITRSVQDNHFCAVNPRFLAVITECAGGGAFLVLSIHHTGKVDPHHHRVSGHRGNVLDIKWNPFHDYCIASASEDSSVKVWEIPPHGLMKNLTVPWKELQGHSRRVSLIEWHPTANNILFSTGYDYQIMIWNLDCPEQVIKNPVRTISHHTDVILSMSFNTDGSLLATSCKDKKVRLMESRSGNLLQEANCKTHRASKVLFLGNMKMLLTSGVSRWNERQVALWDQDDLSVPLLEENLDGSSGVLFPFYDPDTHMLYVAGKGDGNIRYYEISSEKPYIHYLTEYRSPLPQKGMGVMPKRGLDVSSCEVFRFYKLVTIKSKIEPLSMIVPRRSESYQDDIYPMTAGNKPAMTAEEWLSGIDKGPVMMSLKPGSQIAESFSEMSKGPGHPLDTRRSQSRPGMLQLAYIQDQLGSQDGKENSGNGEDDRSRLAVSNGEDLGLCSPPRTENELLLKFHKQQEEIRRLRELLNQRDVRVKQLELEIKNIKNTQPQSAL, from the exons ATGACATGGCGTCCTCAGTACCGCAACTCCAAGTTCCGCCACGTGTTCGGTAAGCCCGCCACCAAGGAGAGCTGCTACGATGGCGTGCCAATCACACGCAGCGTCCAGGACAACCACTTCTGTGCTGTCAACCCACGTTTCCTGGCAGTCATCACTGAGTGTGCCGGGGGAGGGGCCTTCCTGGTCCTGTCTATCcatcat ACAGGTAAAGTGGACCCTCACCACCACCGAGTATCAGGCCACAGAGGCAACGTGTTAGACATCAAGTGGAATCCCTTCCATGACTACTGCATCGCCTCCGCCTCCGAGGACTCTTCG GTGAAGGTGTGGGAAATCCCTCCTCACGGTCTGATGAAGAACCTCACAGTACCATGGAAGGAGCTTCAGGGTCACAGTCGCAGAGTGAGCCTCATCGAGTGGCACCCGACGGCCAACAACATCCTCTTCAGTACAGGCTACGACTAccag ATTATGATCTGGAACCTGGACTGTCCGGAGCAGGTGATCAAGAACCCTGTGAGGACCATCAGCCACCACACAGACGTGATCCTCTCCATGTCGTTCAACACGGACGGAAGCCTCCTCGCCACCTCCTGCAAGGACAAGAAGGTCCGACTGATGGAGTCGCGCTCAGGAAACCTCCTGCAG GAAGCCAACTGCAAGACGCACAGAGCCAGCAAGGTGTTGTTCCTGGGCAACATGAAGATGCTGCTCACATCAGGGGTTTCACGCTGGAACGAACGACAGGTCGCTCTGTGGGATCAG gACGACCTGTCTGTGCCTTTGTTAGAGGAGAACCTGGACGGTTCATCAGGAGTCCTCTTTCCTTTCTAtgaccctgacacacacatgctctacGTGGCCGGGAAG GGCGATGGGAATATCAGGTACTACGAGATCAGCTCAGAAAAACCGTACATCCACTACCTAACAGAGTACCGCTCACCCTTACCGCAGAAAGGAATGG GTGTGATGCCAAAGAGAGGCCTGGATGTGAGCTCCTGTGAGGTGTTCAGGTTCTACAAGCTGGTGACAATCAAGAGTAAGATCGAGCCACTGTCCATGATCGTTCCTCGCAGA tcagAGTCGTATCAAGATGACATCTATCCCATGACAGCAGGGAACAAGCCTGCGATGACTGCAGAGGAGTGGCTCAGTGGCATCGAcaaag GCCCCGTGATGATGTCTCTGAAGCCCGGGAGTCAAATAGCAGAGTCGTTCTCGGAGATGAGCAAAGGGCCGGGACATCCACTGGACACCCGCAGGTCTCAGAGCCGACCGGGCATGCTGCAGCTGGCGTACATTCAGGACCAGCTGGGGAGCCAAGACGGCAAAGAGAACAGCGGCAACGGAGAGGATGACAGGAGCCGGCTGGCCGTCAGCAACGGAGAGGACCTTGGACTCTGCTCTCCTCCGAGGACAGAGAACGAG TTGCTTCTCAAGTTCCacaagcagcaggaggagatccGGCGGCTGAGGGAGCTCCTCAACCAGAGGGACGTGCGGGTCAaacagctggagctggagatcaAGAACATCAAAAACACCCAGCCTCAGAGCGCACTTTAA